A single genomic interval of Prionailurus viverrinus isolate Anna chromosome A2, UM_Priviv_1.0, whole genome shotgun sequence harbors:
- the LOC125161126 gene encoding olfactory receptor-like protein OLF4, which translates to MELGNDTHISKFLLLGFSEEPALRPLIFGLFLSMYLITVFGNLLIILAISSDSHLHTPMYFFLANLSFVDICFTSTTVPKMLLNTQTQSKVINYAGCISQMYFFLLCAELDDFLLSAMAYDRFVAICHPLHYTVIMNPQLCGLLVLVSWIISVTNSLLQTLMVLRLSFCTEVVIPHFFCELNQMIQLACSDTFLNDMMMYFATVLLGGAPLAGVLYSYSKIVSSICGISSAQGKYRAFSTCASHLSVVSLFYCTGLGVYLGSAAIQSSYSSATASVMYTVVTPMLNPFIYSLRNRDIKRALKRIVGVPVT; encoded by the coding sequence ATGGAACTAGGCAATGATACACacatttcaaagtttcttcttctgggattttcAGAGGAACCAGCATTACGGCCCCTCATATTTGGGCTTTTCCTCTCCATGTACCTGATCACTGTGTTTGGAAACCTGCTCATCAtcctggccatcagctctgactcccacctccacacccccatgtacttcttcctggccaacctgTCCTTTGTAGACATCTGCTTCACGTCCACCACTGTCCCGAAGATGCTTCTGAACACCCAGACTCAGAGCAAGGTCATTAACTATGCAGGCTGCATTAGCCAGATGTATTTTTTCTTACTCTGTGCAGAGCTGGATGACTTTCTCCTATCTGCGATGGCCTATGACCGgtttgtggccatctgtcaccccCTGCACTACACCGTCATCATGAACCCCCAGCTCTGTGGATTGCTTGTTCTGGTGTCCTGGATCATCAGTGTTACAAATTCCTTGTTACAAACCTTAATGGTGTTGCGGCTGTCCTTCTGTACAGAAGTAGTGATCCcccactttttctgtgaactcaATCAGATGATCCAACTTGCCTGTTCTGACACCTTTCTTAATGACATGATGATGTATTTTGCAACTGTGCTGCTGGGTGGTGCTCCCCTGGCTGGGGTCCTTTACTCTTATTCTAAGATAGTCTCCTCCATATGTGGGATCTCATCAGCTCAAGGCAAGTACAGAGCATTTTCCACCTGTGCGTCTCACCTGTCAGTTGTCTCCTTATTTTACTGTACAGGCCTAGGAGTGTACCTCGGCTCTGCTGCTATCCAGAGCTCCTACTCAAGTGCCACAGCCTCGGTGATGTACACGGTGGTCAcgcccatgctgaaccccttcatctacagcctgaggaacagagACATAAAGAGGGCTCTGAAAAGAATCGTTGGGGTTCCAGTGACATAA